In Stieleria varia, one genomic interval encodes:
- a CDS encoding sigma-70 family RNA polymerase sigma factor: MFHTLLDDFEDVAAQSAEAVTGGFRKLPIDDGEEGDVDVTPSQIAEGEVQLDSPDELMAVDETETWSDDPVRMYLTQMGEIPLLTRREEIELAKRIEETRRRFRTKLLENHYVLVEAYKTLKKVFRGQLPFDRTVQVSVTDRLEKEQILGRLPHNLRTLQTLLRRNRHDWKVALSKTASKRRRAEAWRSLGRRRRRAVRLIEELGLRTQRIETRIELLAKFSARLDEIDAQIAEQKRTKQGRDVRESLLHERRQILTACQETPTSLRNRVGMLRHVYADYQQAKRELSEGNLRLVVSIAKKYRNRGLSFLDLIQEGNAGLMRAVDKFEYRRGFKFCTYATWWIRQAITRAVADQSRTIRIPVHMVETMSRVRNVARQLLQELGREPTIEETARRADVTVEEARRVLTMSRFPISLDRPVGNSEDSQFGDLLPDGAAESPQIGATQEMLRDRITNVLKSLSYREREIIKLRYGLGDGYSYTLEEVGHIFKVTRERIRQIEAKAVRKLQQPSRSQDLVGFLD; the protein is encoded by the coding sequence TTGTTTCATACCCTACTGGACGATTTTGAAGACGTCGCCGCACAGAGCGCCGAGGCGGTCACAGGCGGTTTTCGAAAGTTACCCATCGACGATGGCGAAGAAGGTGATGTTGATGTCACTCCCTCGCAGATCGCCGAAGGCGAAGTTCAGCTTGATAGCCCCGACGAGCTGATGGCCGTCGACGAGACGGAAACATGGTCGGACGATCCGGTCCGCATGTACCTGACGCAGATGGGTGAGATTCCCCTGCTGACCCGTCGCGAAGAAATCGAGCTGGCAAAACGCATCGAGGAAACACGTCGTCGTTTCCGCACCAAGCTGCTGGAAAACCACTACGTCTTGGTCGAAGCCTACAAGACCCTGAAAAAGGTCTTCCGTGGGCAACTGCCATTCGACCGCACCGTGCAAGTCTCGGTGACCGATCGTTTGGAGAAAGAACAGATCCTGGGCCGTCTACCGCACAACCTGCGTACCCTGCAAACGTTGTTGCGTCGCAACCGTCACGACTGGAAAGTCGCGTTGAGCAAGACGGCATCCAAGCGTCGTCGCGCAGAAGCATGGCGGTCCCTGGGTCGTCGTCGTCGTCGCGCCGTACGTCTGATCGAAGAACTCGGTTTGCGGACTCAACGCATCGAGACGCGTATCGAGCTGTTGGCCAAGTTCTCGGCCCGACTGGACGAGATCGACGCACAGATCGCTGAGCAAAAGCGCACCAAGCAAGGCCGTGACGTCCGTGAGTCCCTGTTGCACGAACGCCGTCAGATTCTGACCGCGTGCCAGGAAACACCCACCTCGCTGCGAAACCGCGTCGGCATGCTGCGGCACGTTTACGCCGATTACCAGCAAGCCAAGCGGGAACTCAGCGAAGGCAACTTGCGTTTGGTCGTTTCGATCGCCAAGAAGTATCGCAACCGTGGCCTGTCGTTCCTGGATTTGATCCAAGAAGGCAACGCCGGCCTGATGCGTGCGGTCGACAAGTTCGAGTACCGTCGTGGATTCAAGTTCTGTACGTACGCGACTTGGTGGATTCGCCAAGCCATCACCCGTGCGGTCGCTGATCAGAGTCGTACGATTCGGATTCCGGTTCATATGGTCGAGACCATGAGCCGTGTGCGAAACGTGGCCCGTCAACTGCTGCAAGAACTTGGTCGTGAGCCCACCATCGAAGAAACCGCCCGCCGCGCCGACGTCACCGTCGAAGAAGCACGCCGGGTACTGACGATGAGCCGTTTCCCGATCTCCTTGGATCGACCGGTCGGTAACAGCGAAGACAGCCAGTTCGGCGACCTGTTGCCCGACGGCGCGGCCGAGAGCCCTCAAATTGGCGCGACTCAAGAGATGCTGCGTGACCGCATCACCAACGTGCTGAAATCACTTTCCTACCGCGAACGCGAAATCATCAAACTGCGTTACGGCTTGGGCGATGGTTACAGCTACACGTTGGAAGAAGTCGGCCACATCTTTAAGGTCACCCGCGAGCGGATCCGTCAGATCGAAGCCAAAGCGGTTCGCAAGCTGCAACAGCCCAGCCGCAGCCAGGACCTAGTCGGTTTCCTCGATTAG
- a CDS encoding tetratricopeptide repeat protein, which yields MPTIAEVLQQGWQLHQTGKLPEAERVYRHVLAQAPRNPEALVYLGILLFDSRRFEESAQSYRAALTLRSEFPIAWNNLGNSLRMLGELDEAETCFANALQQDPKYLSAYKNRGTLWIWSGHIDRGLRWYEEGLKIEPDEAELHRNLGVIYLLQGDNDRGWPEYRWRWRMPGVQRPIRTSAPWSGEPIKGKTILLFPEQGRGDEMHLVRMADVLYRAGARVALMCDPKMIPLFTSVHGVESLLPLGTPAPPVDFHASLFDAVDGWYQMTGELPYAPEAFVDHGTHRGYLNVSDALVHYWHHWMEQNGLGAEGRFRVGIAWQGNPSHHADVYRSMPLETLAPLAEIQGIQLVNLQFGFGSDQLTTCSFADSIDLLPDDIDTSGGAFTDTAAVLKNLDLVVTTDTSLVHLAGALGVDTTLMLGKVPDWRWLQSGETTPWYPSLRLVRQSQMGDWSDVVEQVVARIRSKSG from the coding sequence ATGCCCACGATCGCCGAAGTTCTACAGCAGGGATGGCAGCTCCATCAGACCGGCAAGCTGCCCGAAGCCGAGCGGGTTTATCGACACGTGCTGGCGCAAGCACCCCGCAACCCCGAAGCCCTGGTGTATCTGGGCATCCTGCTGTTCGATTCCAGGCGGTTTGAGGAATCGGCTCAGTCCTATCGCGCGGCGTTGACGTTGCGAAGTGAATTCCCCATCGCTTGGAATAACTTGGGCAACTCGCTCCGCATGTTGGGCGAATTGGACGAAGCGGAAACGTGCTTTGCCAATGCCTTGCAGCAGGACCCCAAGTACCTCTCGGCGTACAAGAACCGAGGCACACTGTGGATCTGGAGCGGCCACATCGATCGCGGTCTGCGTTGGTACGAGGAAGGTCTCAAAATAGAACCCGATGAAGCCGAGTTGCACCGTAACCTCGGCGTCATTTATTTGCTGCAAGGAGACAACGACCGGGGATGGCCGGAGTACCGTTGGCGATGGCGAATGCCCGGAGTGCAGCGACCCATTCGCACGTCGGCGCCCTGGAGCGGCGAACCGATCAAAGGCAAAACGATCTTGCTGTTTCCCGAGCAAGGCCGAGGGGACGAAATGCACTTGGTCCGCATGGCCGACGTTCTGTATCGAGCCGGCGCGCGTGTCGCCCTGATGTGCGATCCCAAGATGATTCCGCTATTCACCTCGGTCCATGGCGTGGAATCCCTGCTGCCGCTGGGAACGCCCGCTCCACCGGTGGACTTCCACGCCTCGCTGTTTGATGCCGTCGACGGCTGGTACCAAATGACCGGCGAGTTGCCTTATGCGCCAGAAGCGTTTGTCGATCACGGAACCCATCGTGGCTATTTGAATGTTTCCGACGCCCTGGTCCATTATTGGCACCACTGGATGGAGCAGAACGGACTGGGTGCCGAAGGTCGTTTTCGCGTCGGGATCGCTTGGCAGGGCAATCCGAGCCATCACGCCGACGTCTACCGCAGCATGCCGCTGGAAACCCTAGCGCCGCTTGCGGAAATCCAGGGCATTCAGTTGGTGAACTTGCAATTCGGATTCGGCAGCGACCAACTGACAACGTGCTCCTTTGCCGATTCGATCGACTTGCTACCTGACGACATCGACACCAGCGGTGGCGCCTTCACGGACACCGCAGCGGTGCTCAAGAATCTCGATCTCGTCGTGACCACGGACACCTCCCTGGTGCACTTGGCCGGTGCCTTAGGGGTTGATACCACCCTGATGCTCGGCAAGGTCCCCGATTGGCGGTGGCTGCAAAGCGGTGAGACCACGCCTTGGTATCCGTCGCTGCGTTTGGTGCGACAGTCTCAAATGGGTGACTGGTCGGATGTCGTTGAGCAGGTCGTCGCGCGGATTCGATCAAAAAGCGGGTGA
- a CDS encoding aminotransferase class III-fold pyridoxal phosphate-dependent enzyme — MNQAVSPSADPVTDHLHSAKLKSDPRIAQARELIRQAVADHGAALSDVRPADPALAQSYQSLLDRITAVRGGPPIWPYLSSGLGNGPYVELADGSVKLDFICGIGVHGAGHSDPQILDAAIDAALEDTVMQGNLQQHPPSIEMMERLTALACSGGAKLEHCLLSTSGAMANENAMKIALHHRAPADRVIAFDNAFAGRTLAMASVTDRAAYRSGLPLALAVDYLPFLDPVNPQRSQQWAVDELHRLLARHPGRYAAFWAEPIAGEGGYFGGSTEFFTALCEPLRQAGVPIIFDEVQTFSRTSQPFAFQHYGLDRFADIVTVGKITQVCATLYGDAFKPKAPILSQTFTGASSSIATGIAMLDRLQAQGCFGADGGNMSRHRYFVDALTNLAGKYPGQIKGPYGEGMMIAFTPGDGSLDDAKRLMGIMYDEGLLGFLCGGNPARIRFLPPPVNTTTAHIDAAVSILDRSLAKFAG, encoded by the coding sequence TTGAACCAAGCTGTATCGCCATCGGCCGACCCGGTCACCGACCATTTGCATTCCGCCAAGCTGAAGTCCGACCCTCGAATCGCTCAAGCGAGAGAGCTGATCCGTCAGGCGGTGGCCGATCACGGTGCGGCGCTGAGCGACGTGCGTCCTGCTGATCCGGCATTGGCTCAGTCTTACCAGTCATTGCTCGATCGCATCACAGCCGTTCGCGGTGGTCCGCCGATCTGGCCCTACCTGTCCTCCGGTCTTGGCAACGGCCCCTACGTCGAGTTGGCCGACGGCAGCGTCAAGCTAGACTTCATCTGTGGCATCGGAGTCCATGGAGCAGGACACAGCGATCCTCAAATCCTTGATGCGGCGATCGATGCAGCTTTGGAAGACACGGTCATGCAAGGCAACTTGCAACAGCATCCGCCGAGCATCGAGATGATGGAACGCCTGACTGCCTTGGCGTGCAGCGGTGGCGCCAAACTGGAGCACTGCCTGCTGTCCACCAGCGGGGCGATGGCCAACGAAAACGCGATGAAGATCGCACTTCACCATCGGGCACCTGCCGACCGAGTGATCGCGTTCGACAACGCCTTCGCCGGTCGAACCCTCGCGATGGCGTCGGTAACAGACCGCGCCGCCTACCGATCCGGGTTGCCACTGGCGCTCGCGGTGGACTACTTGCCCTTTCTGGATCCGGTAAACCCCCAACGCAGCCAGCAGTGGGCCGTCGACGAATTGCATCGGTTGCTGGCCAGGCACCCCGGACGCTACGCCGCGTTTTGGGCCGAACCGATCGCGGGCGAAGGCGGTTACTTTGGCGGCAGCACCGAGTTCTTTACAGCACTCTGCGAACCGCTTCGCCAAGCCGGTGTGCCGATCATCTTTGATGAGGTCCAAACGTTTTCGCGAACCTCGCAACCCTTTGCTTTCCAACACTATGGTTTGGATCGTTTCGCGGACATTGTGACTGTTGGCAAGATCACCCAGGTCTGCGCGACCCTCTACGGAGACGCGTTCAAACCCAAAGCGCCCATCCTCAGCCAAACGTTTACCGGTGCATCCTCGTCGATCGCCACGGGCATCGCGATGCTCGATCGGCTTCAAGCCCAAGGTTGCTTTGGCGCCGACGGCGGCAACATGTCACGACACCGGTACTTTGTCGACGCGTTGACGAACTTGGCGGGAAAATATCCCGGTCAAATCAAAGGACCCTATGGTGAAGGCATGATGATCGCTTTCACGCCCGGTGATGGTAGCCTTGACGATGCCAAACGTTTGATGGGCATCATGTACGACGAAGGCCTGCTGGGATTCCTCTGCGGAGGGAACCCCGCCAGGATCCGTTTCCTGCCTCCACCTGTCAACACAACGACCGCTCACATCGATGCCGCTGTATCGATCTTGGATCGGTCGTTAGCCAAGTTTGCCGGCTAG
- a CDS encoding response regulator, whose product MTQRLRVLVVDDNPQDRRLVIRELKKAFPQSEVLEAIDQEQLDKILLTEQFDLVVTDYHLHWSDGIQVLRNVKERSPYCPVIMFTATGNEDVAVEAMKHGLDDYIIKSVKHFVRLRAAVRTVVEFARTRSRVEHLTARLESVLSQLSVGVFSCDPAGRFMEVNDAMLQLLGYESADQATQSGLVSLFPNTEQGNRFLQSIRESDQRQEFEIEQDTDEGRKCYRITAKRSSAEFEPVFIDGLVEDVTQLKNFEIEIRQAAVASAQLAMLSPREREVFDEVVSGKPNKTVARKMQITEKTVEKHRASMMRKLGARSVTDLVRLAMLSQSPLSRENPQ is encoded by the coding sequence GTGACGCAAAGACTGCGTGTGCTTGTCGTCGACGACAATCCGCAAGACCGGCGGTTGGTCATTCGCGAACTCAAAAAAGCGTTTCCCCAATCCGAAGTGCTGGAAGCGATCGACCAAGAACAGTTGGACAAGATCCTGTTGACAGAACAGTTTGATCTCGTCGTGACGGACTATCACCTCCATTGGTCCGACGGGATCCAGGTGTTACGCAATGTCAAAGAGCGGTCACCGTACTGTCCTGTGATCATGTTTACTGCGACCGGCAACGAAGATGTCGCTGTAGAAGCGATGAAGCATGGTCTGGACGATTACATCATCAAGAGCGTGAAGCATTTTGTCAGGCTCAGGGCGGCCGTTCGAACGGTGGTCGAATTTGCTCGAACCCGCAGCCGAGTTGAACACCTGACGGCGAGGCTTGAATCGGTGCTTTCTCAACTGAGCGTCGGTGTCTTCTCCTGTGACCCTGCAGGCCGATTCATGGAAGTCAATGACGCGATGCTCCAGTTACTGGGATACGAGTCCGCTGATCAAGCCACCCAGTCTGGGCTCGTTTCTTTGTTCCCAAACACTGAACAAGGCAACCGGTTCTTGCAGTCGATCCGGGAATCAGACCAAAGACAGGAGTTTGAAATCGAGCAAGACACCGACGAAGGCAGGAAATGCTATCGAATCACTGCGAAGAGATCTTCGGCCGAGTTTGAGCCGGTGTTCATTGATGGCTTGGTGGAAGACGTCACACAGCTCAAAAACTTCGAAATCGAAATCCGCCAAGCTGCCGTGGCGTCCGCTCAATTAGCGATGCTATCTCCTCGCGAAAGAGAGGTGTTTGATGAAGTGGTCTCGGGCAAGCCGAACAAGACGGTGGCTCGCAAGATGCAAATCACGGAGAAGACCGTTGAGAAGCACCGCGCAAGCATGATGCGCAAACTTGGAGCTCGTAGCGTTACCGATTTGGTTCGACTCGCCATGCTGAGCCAGTCACCACTCAGTAGGGAAAACCCGCAGTAG
- the rpsT gene encoding 30S ribosomal protein S20, whose translation MPNTESAKKRLRQNEKLRIQNRSLRSRLRSQLRRVHEAVKAGDHAAAQTEFRTAAKRLDQAASKNLIHKNAAARSKSRLNKMVKSVAG comes from the coding sequence ATGCCAAATACCGAAAGTGCCAAGAAGCGGCTTCGACAAAACGAAAAGCTTCGTATCCAAAATCGTTCGCTCCGCAGCCGCTTGCGTTCCCAACTGCGTCGCGTTCATGAAGCCGTCAAAGCGGGCGATCACGCTGCGGCTCAAACCGAGTTCCGTACCGCTGCGAAGCGTTTGGATCAGGCTGCCAGCAAGAACTTGATTCACAAGAATGCCGCTGCTCGCTCCAAGAGCCGCTTGAACAAGATGGTGAAGTCCGTCGCCGGTTGA
- the cobA gene encoding uroporphyrinogen-III C-methyltransferase produces the protein MTGKVYLIGAGPGDPGLITLRGAQLLACSDVVLYDGLSNAALLAHAPTAQHISVGKHGRSRIWQQSEIIEEMLSHARLGRTVARLKGGDPAVFARTAEEVDALHEAGIPFEIVPGITAALAAGSYAGIPITHRKLASAVALVTGHEEPGKQQSALDWDALARFPGTLVVYMGVTTAETWTRLLIQAGKDPATPTALVRRCSLPDQQSIHCRLDEVAGHLTPASRFRPPVVAIIGPVTQLADAMDWTRRRPLSGRTVLVTRPADQAEALAGPLRELGAHVLVQPAITISPPADWTAVDTAIESLSQNKLLIFCSVNGVRFFLDRLLNQHGDTRLLAGNQIAVVGEKTADALAEYSLKPDIVPSDFRSKSLADQIQPHVNGQRVTIVRASRGSDELAESLIAGGADVRQVVAYSHRDVDELDPEILSIARDGQIDWITVTSSATARNLHRLLGPAIKHSKIASLSPVTSATLTQLGIEVSAEANPFTIESLIGCIVDHEHAIT, from the coding sequence ATGACTGGCAAGGTTTACCTCATCGGTGCGGGCCCAGGTGATCCCGGTTTGATCACCTTGCGCGGCGCCCAATTGCTGGCATGCAGCGATGTCGTCCTGTACGACGGACTCAGCAATGCGGCTTTGCTGGCCCATGCGCCAACGGCTCAGCATATTTCCGTTGGAAAACACGGCCGATCGCGGATCTGGCAGCAGTCCGAGATCATTGAGGAAATGCTCTCGCACGCCAGATTGGGACGCACGGTCGCCCGACTGAAAGGTGGCGACCCGGCCGTCTTTGCCCGTACGGCCGAGGAAGTCGATGCGTTGCACGAAGCGGGAATCCCGTTCGAGATCGTCCCGGGTATCACCGCCGCGCTGGCTGCCGGCTCCTACGCGGGCATCCCCATCACGCACAGAAAGCTGGCTTCCGCCGTCGCCTTGGTCACCGGCCACGAGGAACCTGGCAAGCAGCAATCGGCCCTGGACTGGGATGCGTTGGCCAGATTTCCAGGAACACTGGTCGTCTACATGGGCGTCACGACGGCGGAAACTTGGACGCGATTGCTGATCCAAGCCGGCAAGGATCCGGCGACGCCGACCGCCCTGGTCCGACGCTGCAGCCTGCCCGACCAACAGTCGATTCACTGTCGGTTGGATGAAGTCGCCGGGCATCTGACGCCGGCAAGTCGTTTTCGTCCTCCCGTGGTGGCCATCATTGGCCCCGTGACGCAGCTCGCCGATGCGATGGACTGGACCCGACGGCGTCCACTCAGCGGTCGAACCGTGCTGGTCACTCGTCCGGCCGACCAAGCCGAAGCGTTGGCGGGGCCGCTGCGAGAACTCGGCGCTCACGTTCTGGTTCAACCGGCCATCACGATCTCCCCGCCAGCGGATTGGACTGCCGTCGACACCGCCATCGAGTCGCTTTCGCAAAACAAGCTGCTGATCTTTTGCAGCGTCAACGGCGTTCGATTCTTCCTGGACCGACTCCTGAATCAACACGGCGACACACGACTTCTGGCCGGCAATCAGATTGCCGTCGTGGGCGAGAAGACCGCCGACGCGCTGGCCGAGTACTCGCTCAAGCCGGACATCGTGCCGTCGGACTTTCGCTCAAAATCCCTCGCCGATCAGATCCAACCCCATGTCAACGGTCAACGCGTCACGATCGTGCGTGCCAGCCGTGGCAGCGATGAGTTGGCCGAGTCTCTGATCGCGGGCGGTGCCGACGTTCGACAAGTCGTTGCCTACAGCCATCGAGATGTCGACGAACTGGATCCCGAAATCCTTTCCATCGCCCGCGACGGGCAGATCGACTGGATCACCGTCACCAGCAGCGCGACCGCGCGAAACTTGCATCGCCTGCTCGGACCCGCGATCAAACATTCCAAAATCGCCAGCCTCAGTCCCGTGACATCGGCAACATTGACGCAGCTGGGCATTGAGGTATCCGCGGAAGCAAACCCGTTCACGATCGAGTCCCTCATCGGCTGCATCGTGGATCACGAACACGCAATCACCTAG
- a CDS encoding carboxymuconolactone decarboxylase family protein, producing MHSDYPELMQAYEAMGKATRDAGPLSPREAALVKLAISVGAGLEGAAHSHCRKAMEAGCSHDDLRHVAILAAPTIGFPPMMRAKSWVEDVIKKQTDSAS from the coding sequence ATGCACTCCGACTATCCGGAGCTGATGCAAGCCTACGAAGCGATGGGCAAAGCGACTCGCGATGCCGGGCCACTTTCGCCACGCGAAGCCGCTCTGGTCAAGTTGGCGATCTCCGTCGGAGCGGGCCTTGAAGGCGCGGCGCACTCCCACTGTCGAAAAGCGATGGAGGCCGGTTGCAGCCACGACGACCTGCGGCACGTCGCGATCCTCGCCGCACCGACGATCGGGTTTCCCCCGATGATGCGAGCCAAGTCCTGGGTCGAAGACGTGATCAAGAAACAAACCGATTCGGCTTCGTGA
- the mobA gene encoding molybdenum cofactor guanylyltransferase — MNNSPAHQPTTRHTTGRLLGIVLSGGKSSRMGRNKATLRTDASRGLSFLQHAVGRLRDVCHQVCVSADPTSLPHEILAETCLQFADFIPDTITDAGPIAGVLSGLTEARRRGLEGILITPVDVPNLGVVQLNDLIAHWQADQRQVVCAVSSTDPDASASFCAEPLIAIYPLLAQAELQSFALAGGRSLNRWLSEQTIGQVPMPPTACRNINCPDDLRDG, encoded by the coding sequence GTGAACAACTCTCCAGCCCATCAACCGACTACCCGACACACAACAGGACGCTTGCTCGGCATCGTCCTCTCCGGCGGCAAGTCTTCCAGGATGGGACGCAACAAAGCCACGCTGCGAACGGATGCATCACGTGGCCTGAGTTTCTTGCAGCACGCCGTCGGGCGACTCCGCGATGTCTGTCACCAAGTCTGCGTTTCCGCTGACCCGACATCCTTGCCACACGAGATCCTGGCCGAAACATGCCTGCAGTTTGCGGATTTCATTCCCGACACGATCACCGACGCAGGACCGATCGCCGGCGTGTTGTCGGGATTGACCGAAGCTCGGCGACGAGGACTCGAGGGCATCCTGATCACACCGGTCGATGTGCCTAACCTCGGAGTCGTCCAGCTCAACGATCTGATTGCTCACTGGCAAGCCGATCAGCGACAGGTCGTGTGTGCGGTCTCCAGCACTGACCCCGATGCTTCTGCATCATTTTGCGCCGAACCGCTGATCGCGATCTATCCGCTGCTGGCCCAAGCTGAACTTCAGTCGTTCGCTCTCGCCGGCGGACGCAGTCTCAATCGCTGGCTCAGCGAACAAACGATCGGCCAAGTGCCGATGCCGCCGACTGCGTGTCGAAACATCAATTGCCCCGACGACCTGCGGGACGGGTGA
- a CDS encoding glycosyltransferase: MIDAVIIFCAGVIGYTYIGYPILLWLLNRLGVAGDTQTSFEDRWPSATLVIPVHNGETVLRQKLINCDALQYNGDLSILFVLDGCSDGSESVLREGIANELCRWPVSIYDSGTRVGKETALRQALGDVKTEVLVFSDADADFSPSTVAELVGPLANPKIGVCCGRETHVSAAGGGAGEGEGLFYRYENQIKKWQIPICSMTYVQGGVFSIKRELFPERIKPGCTQDGVIAFETVLAGQAVRFVPTAVSTEPYKITVGQDFARRVRTVCRAFFAVLCYSKLFFLPRTLWYGFHLMSHRVLRWFFIPLFVIMLAAAIVDVFNHPILWVLIAAQIGFVMLAVIGWFNESKGRRMKLPYFAYYFVILHTAAFIAVIKTFLGHRVVTWQPTETLPENG; this comes from the coding sequence ATGATCGATGCAGTGATCATTTTTTGCGCCGGCGTCATCGGCTACACGTACATCGGCTATCCGATCCTGCTGTGGTTGCTCAATCGATTGGGTGTTGCCGGTGACACACAGACGAGTTTTGAGGACCGGTGGCCCAGTGCGACGCTGGTGATACCCGTTCACAACGGCGAGACGGTGCTGCGTCAAAAGCTGATCAACTGCGACGCCCTGCAATACAACGGCGACCTGTCGATCCTGTTCGTCTTGGACGGTTGCAGCGACGGCAGCGAAAGCGTCCTCCGCGAAGGCATCGCGAATGAATTGTGTCGCTGGCCGGTGTCAATCTATGACAGCGGAACGCGAGTCGGCAAAGAGACCGCGTTGCGTCAGGCGCTGGGCGATGTGAAAACGGAAGTGCTGGTGTTCTCTGACGCCGACGCCGATTTTTCACCGTCAACGGTCGCCGAGTTGGTGGGACCATTGGCCAATCCCAAGATCGGTGTTTGCTGCGGACGCGAAACCCATGTCTCAGCAGCGGGTGGGGGAGCGGGTGAAGGCGAAGGACTGTTTTATCGCTACGAGAACCAGATCAAAAAATGGCAAATCCCCATTTGCTCGATGACGTATGTCCAGGGCGGTGTGTTTTCAATCAAGCGGGAGCTGTTTCCTGAGCGGATCAAGCCGGGCTGTACCCAGGACGGCGTGATCGCGTTTGAGACCGTGTTGGCGGGACAAGCCGTTCGATTTGTCCCAACAGCGGTTTCAACGGAACCTTACAAGATCACCGTCGGACAGGACTTTGCACGACGCGTGCGTACGGTTTGCCGTGCTTTCTTTGCCGTGCTCTGCTATTCCAAATTGTTCTTTCTGCCGCGGACGTTGTGGTACGGGTTTCATTTGATGAGTCATCGCGTGTTGCGATGGTTTTTTATCCCGTTGTTCGTCATCATGCTGGCAGCCGCGATCGTGGATGTTTTCAATCATCCCATACTGTGGGTGCTGATCGCCGCACAGATCGGGTTCGTGATGCTCGCTGTGATCGGTTGGTTCAACGAGAGCAAGGGTCGCAGGATGAAGCTGCCGTACTTTGCTTACTACTTTGTGATCTTGCATACCGCAGCGTTCATCGCCGTGATCAAAACGTTTCTTGGTCACCGTGTTGTTACCTGGCAACCCACGGAAACGCTGCCAGAGAACGGTTGA
- a CDS encoding MATE family efflux transporter, translating into MRAVLKKPDAATRTLLLKGGLSLGLKLLSAVVAFLFNLVIARVLIKEDAGLFFLALSVTMVLSTFFRFGMDQSVTRSVAENVADRDWQNVFRCYRVCMLITLYASLLGMVVLLLTKGWICERFFTPELEPVLTIFVWSIFPMSVCLLHSRFFQGAKEMVGLQLYQNLGVSFVFLAILGSVWLATSGTPSLFFCSWLQCFSYLALAGVGAIHWLSTLRRMESESLSVESPEEQNSNIADDVVHPDVTVKWFLAASLPLWGITMIAMLERWFGQLAVGVWCDVADVATFTVALRISMLISIVVMAVNGISFPTFASLHRENKLVELHRTAVMSAWLTFALGLPIAAIVFLFPDFLLGLFGKEFIGSGSLLRILVVGQIAAVASGATGGLLVMTGHQGTALRVSIIAMLFMLVLTVILAPWYGIYGVATANAVGIIAKVVLDISVVRYKLGFWPVGLKLPNKPSAESN; encoded by the coding sequence ATGAGAGCAGTTCTCAAGAAACCCGACGCAGCAACACGCACACTCTTGCTCAAAGGCGGGCTCTCGCTCGGCTTGAAGTTACTCAGCGCCGTCGTCGCGTTTCTCTTTAACCTTGTGATTGCCCGAGTGTTGATCAAGGAAGATGCCGGGCTGTTCTTCCTCGCCTTGTCCGTGACGATGGTGCTCAGCACGTTCTTTCGTTTCGGGATGGATCAGTCTGTCACGAGATCGGTTGCGGAGAATGTTGCCGATCGAGACTGGCAAAATGTGTTCCGATGCTATCGGGTCTGCATGCTCATCACGTTGTATGCTTCTTTGCTCGGCATGGTGGTCCTTTTATTGACCAAAGGCTGGATCTGCGAACGTTTTTTTACTCCGGAATTGGAACCTGTTCTAACCATCTTTGTTTGGAGCATTTTCCCGATGTCGGTCTGCTTGCTGCACTCGCGATTTTTTCAAGGTGCAAAAGAGATGGTGGGGCTACAGCTCTACCAGAACCTCGGGGTGTCGTTTGTATTTCTTGCGATCCTGGGTTCGGTTTGGCTGGCGACATCGGGGACACCCAGTCTATTCTTTTGCAGTTGGTTGCAATGCTTTAGCTATCTTGCTTTAGCGGGTGTCGGTGCGATTCATTGGCTCTCGACTTTGCGACGCATGGAGTCAGAGAGCCTGTCGGTTGAATCACCCGAAGAACAAAACAGTAACATCGCCGACGATGTGGTTCATCCTGATGTGACGGTCAAGTGGTTTCTAGCTGCTTCGTTGCCGCTGTGGGGCATCACCATGATTGCCATGCTGGAACGTTGGTTTGGCCAACTGGCGGTGGGTGTCTGGTGCGATGTTGCTGATGTCGCGACATTCACCGTCGCGTTGCGGATTTCGATGCTGATCTCGATAGTCGTCATGGCGGTCAACGGAATTTCCTTTCCAACGTTTGCTTCGCTGCATCGCGAGAATAAGCTCGTGGAGCTTCATCGAACCGCGGTCATGTCCGCATGGCTCACCTTCGCTCTAGGGCTTCCCATCGCCGCGATCGTGTTTCTGTTTCCGGATTTCCTGCTTGGGTTATTCGGCAAGGAATTTATTGGCTCCGGCTCTCTGTTAAGAATACTGGTCGTCGGACAGATTGCCGCGGTCGCGTCGGGGGCCACAGGCGGCCTGCTGGTCATGACAGGGCACCAGGGGACGGCACTGCGGGTTTCAATCATTGCGATGTTGTTCATGTTGGTTCTGACCGTCATTTTGGCGCCATGGTACGGCATCTACGGAGTCGCCACCGCGAACGCCGTTGGAATCATCGCAAAGGTAGTACTTGATATTTCGGTCGTTCGGTACAAACTCGGCTTTTGGCCGGTCGGATTGAAACTTCCCAATAAGCCATCTGCGGAATCTAACTGA